One Zeugodacus cucurbitae isolate PBARC_wt_2022May chromosome 3, idZeuCucr1.2, whole genome shotgun sequence genomic region harbors:
- the LOC105214799 gene encoding uncharacterized protein LOC105214799 isoform X4 — protein MAAVVRKKQDDKYLQVLRELVTNGGGNRQCFDCGQKGPTYVNMTIGSFVCTRCSGVLRGLTPPHRVKSISMATFTQDDVDFLKSHGNDECAKTWLGLWDPKRAVHQDQRELMIDKYERKRYYLEPASPLKSLTNAVSLKNGSTSGATGVDVATTSGVRAATTTGSSSAATNGSSTYKSNGDGQIDFAHVSNGFGHNGHNTKNQYKNGERSFQLTPPSTQRTTMNGLHKSVTTTSVSAPNSSGKSTSAISRPQQHQQNGYSHLQDAFMPKNSNLNNGNGGSNHNELNVLHMTSSRMSDSSSSTSVNGFGADADFVADFGSANIFDATTVSRNKISSPPILNGGVSAISSNCYARIQPLKKQQQQYQLLNGHGQTNGHSSHGDTIDNGTSENFADFEHAPIFNAAANFSFVRKTVIKRCVGGQQKDSKPNSISSAKSSDVGSSQKDSKKNSVSSAKSSEVHTDIGSTPQSVSATEYVLDKNLYADIRQASTHSGTASTSDTNGNRKSSVIIVENVSNIPMEPAKILNSVEKSPQVLGATMQNAVSELTSQLRNTQSCLPPDHCPTPQQADYCAYGSQVNCVPQSPDMCNQALSQQPNQDQGNYCAGNGNVPQMDWCQYANSPPFWPPNNPNMQGNTPMVSNVAPAPNSLNAEPQQCPPIFCAQPKFYGPTGFATPCSPNICTPPPQVDATVAGLSYAAIPQQTIINTAQNRPQHGPEINAEACLEPTPSYSTLYNRSYCQPHASAYSNPFLQQTQMQPLAPMPVPPECYNPFHPNCISGSCAKGCMPINSIPVGDPIIDPSCNLHSPYSNCFCSNWCYLPQFPGANVYWGDYCNYC, from the exons ACGCGGTCTCACCCCACCACATAGAGTCAAATCAATTTCTATGGCTACTTTCACACAAGATGATGTCGATTTTCTGAAAAGTCATGGAAATGATGAATGCGCTAAAACCTGGCTGGGCCTTTGGGATCCCAAGCGTGCCGTGCATCAAGATCAGCGGGAATTGATGATTGACAAATACGAGCGTAAACGTTACTATTTGGAGCCAGCTAGTCCACTTAAATCTTTGACGAATGCGGTTTCGCTCAAAAACGGTTCGACGTCAGGGGCAACGGGTGTGGATGTGGCAACAACATCAGGCGTAAGGGCGGCTACGACAACAGGTAGCTCCTCAGCAGCAACAAACGGCAGCAGCACTTACAAGAGCAACGGTGATGGGCAAATCGATTTTGCGCACGTGTCTAATGGTTTTGGTCATAATGGGCACAATAccaaaaatcaatataaaaatgGAGAGCGTAGCTTTCAATTGACGCCGCCCAGTACACAGCGTACCACAATGAATGGTTTGCATAAATCCGTCACTACGACATCGGTGTCGGCACCAAATAGTTCGGGCAAGTCAACGTCCGCCATAAGTCGGCCAcaacagcatcaacaaaacGGCTACAGCCATTTGCAGGATGCGTTTATGCCGAAAAACAGTAATCTAAACAACGGCAATGGCGGTAGCAATCATAATGAGCTCAATGTCTTGCATATGACATCCAGCCGTATGTCGGACAGTAGCAGCTCGACAAGTGTGAATGGTTTTGGCGCGGACGCAGACTTTGTTGCCGATTTTGGTTCGGCGAATATTTTCGATGCCACAACGGTGAGCCGTAACAAAATAAGTTCGCCTCCAATATTGAATGGCGGTGTCAGTGCGATATCCAGTAACTGTTATGCTAGAATACAACCATtgaagaagcaacaacaacaataccaactaTTAAATGGCCATGGACAGACGAATGGTCATAGCTCTCACGGCGATACGATCGACAATGGTACATCGGAGAATTTTGCCGATTTCGAGCATGCGCCCATTTTCAATGCGGCTG CCAACTTTAGTTTTGTCAGGAAGACTGTGATTAAACGTTGCGTCGGTGGCCAGCAAAAAGATAGTAAACCAAATTCAATATCAAGTGCGAAAAGTTCGGATGTCGGTAGCTCGCAAAAAGACAGTAAAAAGAATTCTGTCTCAAGTGCGAAAAGTTCGGAAGTTCACACCGATATTGGATCTACCCCACAGTCTGTATCAGCTACAGAATATGTGTTAGATAAAAATCTATACGCCGACATTAGACAAGCCTCAACACATTCTGGAACTGCCAGCACCAGTGACACCAATGGCAACCGTAAATCGAGCGTAATCATTGTGGAAAATGTCAGTAATATTCCAATGGAACCGGCTAAAATCTTGAATAGTGTAGAGAAATCACCGCAAGTGCTTGGTGCAACAATGCAAAATGCCGTCAGCGAATTGACATCGCAACTGAGAAATACACAATCCTGTCTACCACCGGACCATTGTCCGACACCACAACAAGCTGATTATTGTGCCTATGGTTCACAGGTCAATTGTGTGCCGCAATCGCCTGATATGTGTAATCAAGCACTCAGTCAACAGCCGAATCAAGATCAGGGCAATTACTGTGCTGGTAATGGTAATGTGCCGCAAATGGATTGGTGTCAATATGCAAATAGTCCACCCTTTTGGCCACCCAATAATCCAAATATGCAAGGCAATACACCCATGGTATCAAATGTTGCGCCCGCTCCGAATTCCCTAAATGCCGAGCCACAACAGTGTCCGCCAATATTTTGCGCGCAACCAAAATTTTATGGTCCGACAGGCTTTGCCACACCCTGCTCCCCAAATATCTGTACACCACCGCCACAAGTGGACGCTACTGTCGCTGGTCTCAGTTATGCCGCCATACCACAACAGACCATTATAAATACAGCGCAGAATCGACCACAACATGGACCTGAAATCAATGCCGAAGCATGTTTGGAACCAACACCATCGTACAGTACGTTATATAATCGATCTTACTGTCAGCCACATGCGTCTGCATATTCGAATCcatttttacaacaaacacaaatgcaACCGCTGGCACCAATGCCAGTGCCCCCCGAATGTTACAATCCGTTTCATCCAAATTGCATTTCAGGAAGTTGTGCGAAGGGTTGTATGCCAATTAATTCAATACCCGTGGGGGATCCAATAATAGATCCATCCTGCAATTTGCACTCACCTTATAGTAATTGCTTCTGTAGCAATTGGT GCTACCTACCACAGTTTCCTGGTGCAAATGTGTATTGGGGCGATTACTGCAATTACTGTTGA